Genomic segment of Pararhodobacter zhoushanensis:
AATCGCGAAGGCAGTGAGTTGCACGCCGTAAGGGTTGATGCCGACGGCCGCTGCGCGCTCGGGGTTCTGGCGGATCGCCATCAGCGCCGCACCAAACCGCGAGCCGCGCAGCAGGGCTGAAAACGCCAGTCCCGCCATCAGCACCCCGAAGGCGACGAGGAACAGATCCCACGGCCGCATGGTGTTAAGGCCGGGGAACTGGTTGCGCACATAGATCGGCAACCCGTCTTCACCGCCGTAGGCGGGCCATGAAATGGCGAAATAGAACACCATCTGCGCGAAGGCGAGGGTGATCATGATGAAGAAAATGCCAGAGGTCCGCAGGCTCAACGCGCCGATTGCCGTTGCCATCACGCCCGAGATCAGCATGGCAATCGGCCAGATGGTCAGCATCTGATTGCTGCCGGGCAGGCCCAGGACCGGGGTGTTCAGGAAGGCGTGTTGCGCAAGGATTCCAGCGACATAAGCGCCGATGCCAAAGTAAGCGGCGTGGCCGAAGGATACCATGCCCCCCAGCCCCAGCGCAATGTTCAGGCCAACCCCGGCCAGCGCCAGAATCGCAATGCGGGTCGCCAGCGTGATGGTAAACGGCTCACCGGCCCACAGCGCCCAGAGCGGCACCAGCAGCAGGCCCAGGGCCAGGACCGCGTTGACGGCGTATTCGCGGGATTTTTCAGGCATGAGCGGGGAACAATCCCTTGGGGCGGATGACCAGCACGGCGGCCATCAGCACATAGATCAGCATCGAGGCAAGCGCGGCACCGATGCCGGCGGCCTGGCTTTGCTCCATGAAATGACCAAAGAGCCGGGGCAGCAGGAAGCGACCCATCGTGTCGATCACGCCGACCAACAGCGCCCCGACCATCGCGCCCTTGATCGAGCCGATGCCACCGATCACGATGACCACGAAGGCGAGGATCAGCACCGGCTCGCCCATGCCGACCTGCACCGATTGCACGGCCCCGACCAGCGCTCCGGCCAGACCAGCCAGACCGGCCCCCAGCGCGAAGACCAGCGTGTAAAGCGCGCGGATGTTGACGCCGAGTGCCGCGATCATCTCACGATCATTCTCACCGGCGCGAATGCGGATGCCCAGACGGGTGCGCGCGATCAGCAGCCACAATCCCAGCGCCACCGCCAGGCCAAAGCCGATCAGGGCCAGCCGGTACAGCGGGTACTGCGCGATGCCCAGATTGACCGTGCCTGACAGGATCGGCGGCACATCCAGAAACAGCGGAAAGGGTCCAAAGCCGATCTTGGTTAATTCCGACAGCACGAGGATCAGCGCAAACGTGGCCAGCACCTGATCCAGATGGTCGCGGTCATAGAGACGGCGCAGGACGGTTACCTCGATCAGGGCACCCGCTGCCGCCGCAGCAGCAGTGCCGGCGATCAGGCCCAGCCAGAAATTGCCGCTGGCCGCAGCCGCAGCGGCGCAAAAGAACGCGCCAATCATATAAAGCGAGCCATGCGCCAGATTGATCAGGCCCATCACGCCAAACACCAGCGTCAGGCCAGCGGACATGAGGAACAGCATCAGGCCCAGTTGCAGGCCATTCAGCACTTGTTCCAGAAAGAGTGCAGTGGTCACGGCGATCCCTTCGCGGGTCGTTGCAGAGGGGGGCGCGCGCCGTCAAGCCGCGCGCCCCGGTCAGGTCATTCCATCGCGCAATCGGCGGCGTAGACGTCCTGATGATCCTCGAACGCGGTGCCGACCAGGCGGTTGGTCAGGACGCCGTCGACCGAGACGACCTCACGCGCATAGTAGTTCTGGATCGGGTGCTGGTTGTTGCCAAAGCGGAACGCCCCGCGCACCGAGTCAAAATCCGCTGCGCGCATCGCCGTGCGGAACGCGGGCAGGTCATTGATATCCGCAGCGGCCAGCGCCGACAGAATCAGGTTGGCTGAATCGAACGCCTGTGCGGCATAGACCGAGGGCAGGCGACCGTAAGCCTCCTGGAAACCGGCAACGAAGGCCTGGTTAGCCGCGTTGTCCATGTCGGGCGACCATTCGGCGGTGTTGATCACGCCCAGGGCGGCGTCGCCGACGGCGGGCAGCACGTCCTGCGAGAACGAGAAGGCGGCCGAAATGATCGGCAGGTCGATGCCCGATTGCGCGTATTGGCGCATGAAGCTGATGCCCATGCCACCCGGCTCGAAGATAAAGATCGAATCCGCGCCCGAGGCCCGGATCTGTGCGATCTCGGCGGCGAAATCGGTCTGGCCCAACTGGGTGAACAGCTCACCCGCCAGCGTGCCCTCGAAATAGCGCTTGAAGCCGGTCAGCGCGTCGATCCCGGCGGG
This window contains:
- a CDS encoding branched-chain amino acid ABC transporter permease; the encoded protein is MPEKSREYAVNAVLALGLLLVPLWALWAGEPFTITLATRIAILALAGVGLNIALGLGGMVSFGHAAYFGIGAYVAGILAQHAFLNTPVLGLPGSNQMLTIWPIAMLISGVMATAIGALSLRTSGIFFIMITLAFAQMVFYFAISWPAYGGEDGLPIYVRNQFPGLNTMRPWDLFLVAFGVLMAGLAFSALLRGSRFGAALMAIRQNPERAAAVGINPYGVQLTAFAISGMITGLAGALMADLTRFTSPSMMAWPMSGELIVIIILGGTGRLFGPVAGAAILVGFEVTFGGMTEHWKLWLGLVLLGAVLFARGGLIGLIAGKERHG
- a CDS encoding ABC transporter substrate-binding protein, whose protein sequence is MTIRTTLSAGLAAMSLTAALGASTALADPVTVGLITTLSGGGAGLGVDIRDGFQLALSMSGSDAIHLVVEDDGQRPEQAVQIADRMIQSERAQILTGIVWSNLAMAVVPSATAQDVIYVSPNAGPSQLAGAGCTPNYFNAAYQNDTMHEASGAYANVLGYENTFIMAPNYPAGIDALTGFKRYFEGTLAGELFTQLGQTDFAAEIAQIRASGADSIFIFEPGGMGISFMRQYAQSGIDLPIISAAFSFSQDVLPAVGDAALGVINTAEWSPDMDNAANQAFVAGFQEAYGRLPSVYAAQAFDSANLILSALAAADINDLPAFRTAMRAADFDSVRGAFRFGNNQHPIQNYYAREVVSVDGVLTNRLVGTAFEDHQDVYAADCAME
- a CDS encoding branched-chain amino acid ABC transporter permease, translating into MTTALFLEQVLNGLQLGLMLFLMSAGLTLVFGVMGLINLAHGSLYMIGAFFCAAAAAASGNFWLGLIAGTAAAAAAGALIEVTVLRRLYDRDHLDQVLATFALILVLSELTKIGFGPFPLFLDVPPILSGTVNLGIAQYPLYRLALIGFGLAVALGLWLLIARTRLGIRIRAGENDREMIAALGVNIRALYTLVFALGAGLAGLAGALVGAVQSVQVGMGEPVLILAFVVIVIGGIGSIKGAMVGALLVGVIDTMGRFLLPRLFGHFMEQSQAAGIGAALASMLIYVLMAAVLVIRPKGLFPAHA